Proteins encoded within one genomic window of Fusarium musae strain F31 chromosome 4, whole genome shotgun sequence:
- a CDS encoding hypothetical protein (EggNog:ENOG41), which yields MKSDAWLSKPFLTSIFLGIGGFLYGFDSGIITPSLALSSFLTYFGKPDPPLRGAIVSMYQAGAWLGSASVGITSDKLGRRKAIAFGCIWGVIGGAVMAGAAHVAMLIIGRLLVGFAVGTITGVSPVFGAEIAKTHERAKVTAVNQMMTAWGFFVALWIGVAEGKWHNANQWRLGFAIQSIPALILGVGVLFLSESPRWLCLKGRHDEAEKAFRAYHYDGTNDDWCRTEFTVIQVNISEELQAQGRLSWAELAKTPAFRKRLFVGTFVWAAAMLSGISFVQYYQTAIYATLQFSEDRQLLVSGLYGSVGPVACFLSLFFVDKIGRKKILVISSSLLSLCYLIITILAAEFPAIPGMPTNAAAQRGLIACIFAVSANYSALLGPMTWIIPPEVFTTELRAKANAIVQVVHYSISLIITQCSPIALAAVGWKYYILFVLTNALCAVVFFFVYPETRGKSLEEIDEIFGDVKIVHEEDVRFSEKSGVEAIETRDQRIMQGS from the exons ATGAAGAGTGACGCTTGGCTTAGCAAGCCCTTCTTGACTTCTATATTCCTTGGAATAGGAGGTTTTCTCTATGGATT TGACTCGGGCATCATCACACCCAGCTTGGCGTTGAGCTCATTCCTTACGTACTTCGGCAAACCTGACCCTCCGCTGCGAGGCGCCATTGTGTCCATGTACCAAGCAGGCGCATGGCTAGGCAGTGCCTCAGTCGGCATCACAAGTGATAAACTCGGTCGTCGCAAAGCCATCGCTTTCGGCTGCATCTGGGGCGTCATCGGTGGTGCAGTCATGGCTGGCGCCGCTCACGTTGCGATGCTCATCATCGGACGACTCCTCGTCGGTTTTGCCGTTGGTACCATCACAGGAGTATCCCCCGTGTTTGGAGCGGAGATTGCCAAAACGCATGAACGTGCAAAGGTCACGGCTGTAAATCAGATGATGACAGCTTGGGGATTCTTTGTCGCGCTGTGGATTGGTGTCGCGGAGGGGAAGTGGCATAACGCGAATCAATGGCGTCTTGGATTTGCGATCCAAAGTATTCCGGCTCTTattcttggtgttggtgttttgtttCTTAGTGAATCACCTCGTTGGCTTTGTCTCAAAGGGcggcatgatgaagctgagaaggcaTTCCGCGCTTATCACTACGATGGAACGAATGATGATTGGTGTCGCACTGAGTTCACCGTCATTCAAGTCAACATCTCCGAGGaacttcaagctcaaggccggCTTTCATGGGCTGAACTAGCCAAGACCCCTGCGTTCCGAAAACGTCTCTTTGTCGGTACGTTCGTCTGGGCAGCTGCCATGCTATCCGGCATTTCCTTCGTGCAGTACTACCAGACCGCTATCTACGCAACACTCCAGTTCAGCGAGGATCGCCAACTTCTCGTCAGTGGCCTCTACGGTTCTGTCGGTCCAGTCGCTTGCTTCCtgtccttgttctttgtCGACAAGAtcggaagaaagaagattCTCGTCATCAGTTCGTCGCTGTTGTCGCTGTGCTATCTAATCATTACGATCCTGGCTGCTGAGTTCCCTGCTATTCCTGGCATGCCGACCAATGCTGCGGCGCAGAGGGGTTTGATTGCGTGCATTTTCGCGGTCTCGGCGAATTACTCTGCTCTTCTCGGGCCGATGACATGGATCATCCC GCCTGAGGTTTTTACTACGGAGCTACGAGCCAAGGCGAACGCCATCGTGCAGGTGGTTCACTACTCCATCAGTCTGATCATCACGCAATGCTCGCCCATTGCTTTAGCAGCCGTGGGCTGGAAGTACTAC ATCTTGTTCGTCCTTACCAACGCGCTTTGTGCtgttgtcttcttctttgtatATCCTGAGACACGAG GCAAATCACTGGAAGAGATTGATGAAATCTTTggtgatgtcaagattgTCCATGAAGAGGATGTGCGGTTCTCGGAGAAGAGTGGCGTCGAGGCGATTGAGACAAGGGATCAGCGCATCATGCAAGGATCTTAG
- a CDS encoding hypothetical protein (EggNog:ENOG41) produces the protein MHFSNVIISTLAAQALAQDNRVPRARLGQVAALVAAAALPARALPVFDATLETRDLHHDGVKAKRDDEDEDDDEEPIEGLVARHHQAAHGKAAAKATNHHHKNGKRDEIAEGLEVRDVEEEDEDEEDTHELTTRDVEEDTEEEGGELVARAKKGRKGKKGKKGKKGKKGKKGKKGKKGKKGKKAAKKTGNNANKNANAGATNGAAKTGTNTNTNTNTGTAANKNTNTNTGATSGTAKTGTNTNANTNINSNSNTQAKTGTTA, from the exons ATGCATTTCTCCAACGTTATCATATCTACTCTTGCCGCTCAGGCCCTCGCTCAGGACAACCGTGTCCCACGCGCTCGCCTTGGTCAAGTTGCT GCCCTGGTGGCTGCTGCCGCTCTTCCAGCCAGAGCACTCCCCGTCTTTGATGCTACCCTTGAGACGCGAGAT CTCCATCATGATggcgtcaaggccaagcgagacgatgaagacgaagacgacgacgaggaacCCATTGAGGGACTTGTCGCCCGCCACCACCAAGCAGCCCACGGcaaggctgctgccaaggctaCCAATCACCACCACAAGAATGGCAAGCGAGACGAAATCGCTGAGGGGCTTGAAGTGCGAGAcgtcgaggaagaagacgaagacgaagaagacaccCATGAGCTTACCACCAgggatgttgaggaagacACTGAAGAGGAGGGTGGCGAGCTTGTAGCCCGGGCAAAGAAGGGAAGGAAAGGCAAGAAGGGTAAGAAGGgtaagaagggcaagaagggtaagaagggcaagaagggtaagaagggaaagaagggtaagaaggctgccaagaagacTGGTAACAACGCCAACAAGAACGCCAACGCTGGTGCTACCAACGGAGCAGCCAAGACTGgtaccaacaccaacaccaacaccaacaccggTACTGCCGCCAACAAGAACACTAACACCAACACTGGTGCTACTAGCGGAACAGCTAAGACTGGtaccaacaccaacgccaatacgaacatcaacagcaacagcaacactcAAGCCAAGACTGGTACTACTGCCTAA
- a CDS encoding hypothetical protein (EggNog:ENOG41), producing MRFSSAAGLMALATSTVAHPNSATSDLDGSRQSGWNPPSNLATPLKEVWDHEVKTYSDALGFKNYGWDQVIAGKGKLNVCVRWESSASVTAEQRTKVAAALQESYSAWMKWVSGYDNFPYEEVKINVVGWAVKNKSLLQGSTEGLDIYTDTDAEGIPQCSEKCGRFFHQDGDYSSCPGGAERHYDNSLWLTDGMQGGAGGDWGQRIGREYFMDLLGQKDIHILEHEIGHTFALDDFYDWTPTGQTNFIMLAGSSTKVTDFDGWMLRNWWYELSRERGWQSTASSSASKGTSSEKAVTPVSSKAASTKSAVAKPTTTTVKQAATQTAAKPVKESASSVTAGAYAQCGGGAGYTGPTKCASGLKCTKHSEWYSQCL from the exons ATGCGCTTCTCTTCCGCCGCTGGCCTCATGGCCCTTGCTACGTCGACCGTAGCCCACCCCAACTCCGCCACCTCCGATCTCGACGGCTCC CGTCAATCCGGCTGGAACCCTCCCTCCAACCTCGCCACACCCCTCAAAGAAGTCTGGGACCACGAAGTCAAGACTTACAGCGACGCGCTCGGCTTCAAGAACTACGGCTGGGATCAAGTCATTGCCGGAAAGGGCAAGCTTAATGTCTGCGTTCGCTGGGAGTCTAGCGCTTCTGTGACTGCTGAACAGCGCACCAAGGTTGCTGCGGCTCTCCAGGAATCGTATAGTGCTTGGATGAAGTGGGTTTCCGGTTATGATAACTTTCCTTACGAGGAAGTCAAGATCAATGTCGTTGGATGGGctgtcaagaacaagagtctTCTCCAGGGTTCTACTGAAGGTCTTGATATCTACACTGACACCGACGCTGAGGGTATTCCTCAGTGCTCTGAGAAGTGCGGCCGTTTCTTCCACCAGGACGGTGACTACAGCAGCTGCCCGGGAGGCGCTGAGCGACACTACGATAACTCCCTCTGGCTGACTGATGGTATGCAGGGCGGAGCCGGTGGTGACTGGGGACAGCGTATCGGCCGGGAGTACTTTatggatcttcttggtcaaaaGGATATTCACATTTTGGAGCATGAGATTGGTCATACCTTTGCCCTTGACGACTTCTACGACTGGACTCCCACTGGGCAGACCAACTTCATCATGCTTGCTGGTTCATCTACCAAGGTCACAGACTTTGACGGCTGGATGTTGAGGAACTGGTGGTACGAGCTATCTCGGGAGCGTGGCTGGCAATCTACTGCTTCTAGCTCTGCCTCGAAGGGTACTTCATCTGAAAAGGCCGTTACTCCTGTCTCGTCCAAGGCTGCTAGCACCAAGAGTGCTGTTGCTAAGCCTACTACTACCACTGTTAAGCAGGCTGCTACCCAAACTGCGGCCAAGCCCGTCAAAGAGAGCGCCTCAAGCGTTACTGCAGGTGCTTACGCTCAGTGCGGTGGTGGTGCCGGTTACACTGGTCCCACCAAGTGCGCTTCTGGTCTGAAGTGCACCAAGCATAGTGAGTGGTACTCTCAGTGCCTTTAA
- a CDS encoding hypothetical protein (EggNog:ENOG41) — MGDLQLSSASEPHLMHRSLLTRPETVSSASGVLITLSSGRKILDGCAGAAVAIIGHGNTEVRDAMVEQMSSVSYVHTMAYTTNSAEDLANYILEGEPFDLTRAYFVGSGSEAMDSAMKLARQYHVENGQPQRTKFVSRRRAYHGNTIGAMSVGSFVARRAPYEGAILLDNVSYVSPAYEYRVRKDDETEQEYAQRLVDELEAEFQAVGPDTIMAFVAETVGGATAGCISPPAGYFEGVGKVCRKYGILLILDEVMCGVGRCGTFFAFEQDGDVRPDIVTTGKGLGGGYAPIAATLVHRKIIETLKKGTASFNHGHTYQAHPVSCAAALAIQKIIRRDNLVSRAATLGARLHKSLVEIFQDLEFVGNIRGRGLFWGIEFVKDKKTKTPFDSEIRFGVKVQERAFQLGLAVYPGSGTADGKVGDHVIVSPPLTITEDEMDELLVLLKRAYDDVAAELS, encoded by the coding sequence ATGGGTGATCTTCAACTCTCCTCGGCCTCAGAGCCCCATCTTATGCACCGCTCCCTCCTCACCCGTCCAGAAACCGTATCATCCGCATCAGGCGTCTTGATCACCCTCTCATCCGGCCGCAAAATCCTCGATGGCTGCGCAGGTGCTGCAGTCGCCATCATCGGCCATGGAAACACTGAAGTCCGCGACGCAATGGTTGAGCAAATGTCGAGTGTGTCATACGTGCACACCATGGCCTACACAACCAACAGCGCAGAGGATCTCGCAAACTATATCCTAGAAGGAGAACCCTTTGACTTGACGAGAGCGTACTTTGTTGGCTCTGGTAGTGAAGCTATGGATTCAGCGATGAAACTTGCGAGGCAGTATCATGTTGAGAACGGACAGCCGCAGCGGACCAAGTTTGTTTCGCGAAGGCGGGCTTATCATGGGAATACTATTGGCGCTATGAGCGTGGGTAGTTTTGTGGCGAGAAGGGCGCCGTATGAGGGTGCTATTCTTCTGGATAATGTGAGCTACGTTAGTCCAGCGTATGAGTACCGAGTTCGGAAAGATGACGAAACGGAACAAGAGTACGCTCAGAGACTAgtcgatgagcttgaggcaGAGTTCCAGGCTGTCGGCCCAGACACCATCATGGCTTTCGTTGCAGAGACAGTTGGCGGCGCAACAGCAGGTTGTATCTCTCCTCCAGCCGGATACTTCGAAGGTGTTGGAAAAGTCTGTCGAAAGTATGGCATTCTTCTTATCCTCGATGAAGTCATGTGCGGAGTCGGACGGTGTGGAACATTCTTCGCCTTCGAGCAAGATGGCGATGTTCGTCCTGATATCGTCACCACAGGCAAAGGTCTTGGAGGCGGATACGCTCCTATCGCCGCGACTTTGGTGCACAGAAAGATCATTGAGACGTTGAAGAAGGGAACGGCGAGCTTCAATCACGGACATACGTATCAAGCTCACCCCGTGAGTTGCGCAGCTGCACTAGCGATCCAGAAGATTATCCGCAGGGATAACTTGGTTTCTCGCGCTGCTACTCTTGGAGCACGATTACACAAGTCCCTAGTCGAAATCTTCCAGGATCTCGAGTTTGTTGGAAACATTAGAGGTAGAGGGTTGTTTTGGGGTATTGAGTTTGTGAAGGATAAAAAGACCAAGACGCCTTTTGATAGCGAGATTCGATTTGGCGTCAAGGTTCAGGAGAGGGCTTTTCAATTGGGATTGGCTGTTTATCCTGGTTCCGGGACTGCAGATGGAAAAGTGGGTGATCATGTTATTGTTTCGCCGCCGTTGACGATCacggaggatgagatggatgagtTGCTTGTTTTGTTGAAGAGGGCttatgatgatgttgctgctgaaCTTAGCTAA
- a CDS encoding hypothetical protein (EggNog:ENOG41) has translation MKIHAEALRKLQMELEEWNDTNGGVTQSVAYSEKHVSREAYEEFQNRKTDLQMRIQEEMDKISSFSSTIKKLSDSIGKLKKENKEGDQDIEDIEEDEEEDKDEDEEEDEVGQEMKDQEVRTKKLADLERVILNMRTGARKKNFDELEDMFGILTHLGDPYDILPHRRLDEHLLRHERMLERSSLRQDYYRFRLRRQILMMEQSDSLDESTDTGTQKPVNRKCIQWLERRVSNAQALEECILTLQYYRQKIAGLENLKLVLKSEIFLEQAWLNVMHGSKDIEKMSSAHSQGKSDHLSGRHFPSEKIYTTPLEQHGFRVLILLPAPDPCFPLVCKLDQWSMTEITNAANSGQTPEKNTCTILFLGARQNDEDAPGLDDPSDWGAAVKRATRIRIRNNLFRALLRLRRHGTNDDANANPLAVWVDFLSIHQKDAKEKTEQLGRMVDIYSHASQVCIWLGESDSEGRSDKAMKFIPTIMDFAMLERYARDKTKAEKWYALGELMRDRWFSRRWVVQEMALAKDATVHCGEHVVRWSDFADAASLLVSNQEMIKTLFDFSDWREGQNTLGAVQFFGAWILLESTNNLFRRKPNGEIKKPIKSIEYLVTSLKTFDTGDTRDLIYSLVSIASDTSMNLWNHDSGDNKGEVLVRDYKKSEVAVYQDFTKFCVQSSGSLDVICRPWAMPCQKKLKLPSWIPLLDKSEFGKPEEVYTGRKNGDNLVGPAGSPQYEASGKSKYKPHFERSTAEYADSKDSEAEILVVEGFKLATIHEISPETLMIGWETFRPDSNSVPSEVWRTLVADRDTDSRVAPSWYKRACLRCLEIAHMFNNGDLNVGEILQGPSHMLFKYLKRVQNVTWNRRFFRAHGFEPTRDTDSPLHSGDEDETAIPGKEDTEGGQEEGEETSNGHQEEGEEACIGNPEEGEEASFGNPEEQEEAQDEGTSSNNIRRHESESVVTVENETDKEQTEAPNDGNGDDHTSTRHEAAMEIIDKESERKESGDVKEHDGNSGGEASGQTDENLSDGKFTAEVISEEADNTDVNDIEGNGQVEDNKEVSEELSGQESKDKESAKGQSSDDAGSDDARSDDDGSDDDGNEDDANEDDGSEDDGSEDGGNEDDAIEDDESGDDGSDVHENTESSRGDTATNQDSMTVLGLCPPDTRKGDLICILLGCSVPVVLRETADKKHMTLIGEAYVHGKMDGEAMEDTHRALETFFIE, from the exons ATGAAGATTCACGCTGAAGCTCTACGAAAACTACAAATGGAGTTGGAAGAGTGGAATGATACAAATGGAGGTGTAACACAAAGCGTTGCCTACAGCGAGAAACATGTTTCCCGGGAAGCGTACGAAGAATTCCAGAACCGGAAGACGGATCTGCAAATGAGAATACAAGAAGAAATGGACAAGATttcatctttttcttctacCATCAAGAAACTCAGCGATTCCATTGGGAAACTGAAaaaagagaacaaagaaggCGATCAGGATATTGAGGAtattgaggaggacgaggaggaggataaggatgaggatgaggaggaagatgaagttggaCAGGAAATGAAAGACCAAGAagtgagaacaaagaaactcGCGGATCTGGAAAGGGTCATTTTAAATATGCGAACGGGTGCGAGGAAAAAGAACTTTGATGAGTTAGAGGATATGTTCGGTATACTGACGCACCTGGGTGACCCTTACGACATCCTGCCACACAGGCGTCTCGACGAGCACCTGTTGCGACATGAACGAATGCTGGAACGGAGTTCGCTAAGACAAGACTATTACCGTTTCCGCTTGAGGCGACAGATCTTAATGATGGAACAGTCGGACTCCCTCGACGAGTCAACTGATACTGGAACTCAGAAGCCAGTGAATCGAAAATGTATTCAGTGGCTAGAAAGACGAGTTTCCAATGCTCAAGCTCTGGAAGAATGTATTCTAACGCTTCAGTATTACCGTCAGAAGATTGCAGGCCTGGAGAACCTCAAACTGGTTTTGAAAAGCGAAATATTCCTGGAACAAGCATGGCTCAACGTGATGCACGGTTCCAAGGACATCGAGAAGATGAGCTCAGCCCACTCTCAGGGCAAGTCAGATCATCTATCAGGACGACATTTTCCCAGCGAGAAGATCTACACCACTCCTCTCGAGCAACATGGCTTCAGAGTTCTTATACTACTACCAGCACCGGACCCATGTTTTCCCCTGGTCTGCAAGCTGGACCAATGGTCGATGACAGAAATCACCAATGCTGCCAACAGCGGCCAGACTCCAGAAAAGAATACCTGCACTATCTTATTTCTGGGGGCAAGAC AAAATGACGAGGACGCCCCTGGTCTAGATGACCCCAGTGATTGGGGCGCAGCAGTCAAGAGAGCTACCCGAATCCGCATTCGGAACAACCTTTTCCGCGCTCTTCTTCGGTTGAGAAGACACGGGACCAATGATGATGCTAATGCTAATCCTCTGGCTGTCTGGGTAGACTTCTTGAGCATCCATCAGAAGGACGCAAAGGAGAAAACGGAACAGCTTGGCAGGATGGTGGATATTTATAGTCATGCTAGCCAAGTTTGCATCTGGCTAGGTGAGAGTGACAGTGAAGGGCGCAGTGACAAGGCCATGAAGTTCATCCCTACAATCATGGACTTCGCCATGTTGGAGCGCTATGCCCGCGATAAAACGAAGGCCGAAAAGTGGTATGCTCTTGGAGAGCTGATGCGAGATAGATGGTTCTCCCGAAGATGGGTTGTTCAAGAGATGGCTCTGGCCAAAGATGCGACAGTTCATTGTGGTGAGCATGTAGTTCGATGGTCTGACTTTGCCGACGCAGCCTCTTTATTAGTGTCGAACCAggagatgatcaagactTTGTTTGATTTCTCTGATTGGCGCGAAGGCCAGAACACTCTTGGTGCCGTCCAATTCTTTGGCGCCTGGATCCTTCTTGAGTCAACCAACAATCTGTTCAGACGAAAGCCCAAtggcgagatcaagaagcctATCAAGTCAATCGAATACCTCGTGACATCGCTAAAGACATTTGACACAGGAGATACACGCGATCTCATCTACAGTCTCGTGAGCATTGCTAGCGACACATCAATGAACCTATGGAATCATGATAGCGGCGACAATAAAGGTGAGGTATTGGTCAGGGACTACAAGAAGTCCGAAGTTGCTGTTTACCAAGATTTTACCAAGTTCTGTGTCCAATCATCAGGGTCTTTAGACGTCATATGCCGCCCTTGGGCAATGCCATGCCAGAAAAAGCTCAAACTACCATCTTGGATTCCTCTATTGGACAAGTCGGAGTTTGGGAAACCAGAGGAGGTTTACACTGGAAGAAAGAACGGTGATAATCTGGTTGGACCAGCTGGGTCGCCCCAATACGAGGCATCTGGAAAGTCCAAGTACAAACCACATTTTGAAAGGAGCACAGCAGAATATGCGGATTCAAAAGACTCTGAAGCAGAGATTCTTGTTGTGGAGGGATTCAAGCTGGCCACGATCCATGAGATCTCCCCCGAAACACTG ATGATAGGCTGGGAAACATTCCGGCCTGACTCGAACAGCGTTCCTAGTGAGGTTTGGAGAACTCTCGTTGCCGATCGAGATACGGACAGTCGGGTGGCCCCATCATGGTACAAGAGGGCGTGTCTTCGTTGTCTCGAAATTGCTCACATGTTCAACAACGGCGACCTCAATGTCGGCGAAATTCTGCAAGGCCCCTCACATATGCTTTTTAAGTATCTAAAGCGGGTTCAGAATGTCACATGGAACAGGAGATTCTTCAGAGCTCACGGATTCGAGCCGACCAGAGACACTGATAGTCCTCTCCACTctggagatgaagacgaaaCAGCAATTCCGGGGAAAGAGGACACAGAAGGAGGCcaggaagaaggagaagagacatCTAATGGCcaccaagaagagggagaagaggcatGCATTGGAAatccagaagaaggagaagaggcatCCTTTGGAAAcccagaagaacaagaggaagCTCAGGATGAAGGAACTTCCTCTAACAATATCAGGAGACATGAAAGTGAGAGCGTAGTCACTGTTGAGAACGAGACCGACAAAGAGCAGACTGAAGCCCCGAATGATGGCAACGGTGATGATCATACAAGTACGAGACATGAAGCTGCTATGGAGATCATTGACAAGGAAAGTGAGCGAAAGGAAAGCGGTGACGTGAAGGAACACGATGGGAACAGTGGTGGGGAGGCTAGTGGCCAGACAGACGAGAATCTTAGTGATGGTAAGTTCACTGCCGAGGTCATCAGTGAAGAGGCCGACAATACGGATGTCAATGACATAGAGGGCAACGGTCAGGTGGAGGATAATAAGGAAGTCAGCGAAGAACTGAGCGGCCAAGAGTCAAAAGACAAGGAGTCAGCGAAGGGGCAATCGAGTGACGATGCCGGGAGTGATGACGCCAggagtgacgatgatggaagcgatgatgatggaaatgaAGATGACGCAAATGAAGATGACGGAAGTGAGGATGACGGAAGTGAGGATGGCgggaatgaagatgatgcgattgaagatgacgagagtGGCGATGATGGGAGTGATGTACATGAGAACACTGAGAGTTCCAGGGGGGACACTGCAACAAACCAGGACTCCATGACTGTCTTGGGACTTTGTCCACCAGATACCAGGAAAGGAGATTTGATATGTATCCTCCTGGGTTGTTCTGTTCCAGTTGTCCTGAGAGAGACAGCTGACAAGAAGCACATGACTCTTATTGGAGAAGCATATGTTCATGGTAAAATGGATGGTGAGGCGATGGAGGATACACATAGGGCGCTGGAAACCTTCTTTATCGAGTGA
- a CDS encoding hypothetical protein (EggNog:ENOG41) has translation MFNAAESDQQESTSFSRSHWRASVIQSWLFFRLASEALGRNIRHEEFAGAQLDGSHSSIDLRIPQWYWRELKARWDELDNSLTAAELEAKRTELKKVYQSAQIVLIYMDNLANLDDDKLTEILLSVHMLSYLVAYVLDSNTLKVAKTSTISASTKLLKRRMIKNGWCEKRLNFLDASPMSYPEFYFISSLKPPRINAEDHSGCSSDKCLVTNKLSMPLHRTDGCLCEDIVVPVERVKPIVASGGIPLVRITQSPLGKIELEVVPYTPSCRFIAISHVWGDQQFGSSQNCLPKCQVEYLEQVLSSLPTSIEDWGLREWIANWWSFRPGEIEPPSRAYEYFWLDSFCIPQAIDDADLRGGAIESMNLIYAAASHTFVFDKGLQALDAGRRPASIAAYGRPTYYSPQDEGLLDVVAYIYASNWMGRAWTLQEGILSGRIVFPLHGSLAYLKLLRPSYDGSPGNKPTTEISKHLQDESEPFREPNSLNVKEYQDYARTPPEDIPLILMNMSCMNANAISQSKTTDVRMKRLFYGLESLPTELLFSDCARLGACTVDSWIPREIATEKFGGKHTLKLGSAGFTFETRKGAQALKFYLLSSAHRSDHFRLLMPNEKDVKGLKYSVEALQRSDVDVEHPADVLCIVVDNGPPERGARFIVNRVVGNNYFLHFDCPLRLTEISDSKSYSNAQQDPKHESGAVSLNGKFIIERSYEPQDLSISRPQNPQQYSDRLIVIGQAICVTIYLGERFIIRAMWNDDNSVGTLFRILYTWYSFKKFQWVERALTAFVHRAWMATYQPDWDPNGPWKWFWKLSNWEPPIPFRTLTKWASKPNAGQTWGV, from the exons ATGTTCAATGCTGCTGAATCTGATCAACAGGAGAGCACAAGCTTCTCTCGAAGCCATTGGCGGGCTTCAGTCATTCAATCATGGCTATTCTTCCGTCTAGCATCTGAAGCGCTAGGTCGAAACATCAGACATGAGGAATTCGCAGGCGCTCAGCTTGACGGGTCCCATTCTTCTATTGATCTTCGCATACCGCAATGGTACTGGCGAGAGCTCAAAGCTCGATGGGATGAACTAGACAACAGCCTCACTGCTGCGGAACTCGAGGCCAAGAGAACTGAACTTAAAAAGGTTTATCAGAGCGCGCAGATTGTCCTCATCTATATGGATAATCTGGCGAATCTCGACGACGATAAGCTTACAGAAATTCTCCTCTCAGTACACATGTTGTCATATCTTGTGGCATATGTGCTCGATTCCAATACGCTCAAGGTCGCCAAGACATCCACAATCTCGGCATCAACAAAGCTTCTTAAGCGCAGAATGATCAAGAATGGGTGGTGCGAAAAGAGGCTGAACTTCTTGGATGCTTCACCCATGTCCTACCCCGAATTTTACTTCATATCGTCACTCAAGCCACCTCGAATCAATGCTGAAGATCACTCGGGCTGCAGTAGTGACAAATGTCTCGTTACTAATAAGTTGTCTATGCCTCTCCACCGCACTGACGGGTGTCTCTGTGAAGATATCGTCGTCCCAGTTGAAAGGGTGAAACCCATCGTGGCTTCCGGAGGGATCCCTTTAGTCAGGATCACACAGTCACCGCTTGGCAAGATTGAGCTGGAGGTGGTTCCATATACTCCATCCTGTAGGTTCATCGCAATATCTCACGTCTGGGGTGATCAACAATTCGGATCTTCTCAGAACTGCTTACCCAAATGTCAAGTCGAATACCTTGAACAAGTGCTTTCGAGTTTGCCCACCTCCATTGAAGACTGGGGATTGCGCGAATGGATCGCGAATTGGTGGTCTTTTCGGCCCGGTGAAATCGAACCTCCAAGTCGCGCATACGAATACTTTTGGCTGGACAGCTTCTGCATACCCCAAGCTATCGATGACGCTGACCTTCGAGGCGGGGCCATCGAGTCAATGAACCTCATTTATGCTGCGGCATCACACACCTTCGTCTTTGATAAGGGGCTACAAGCCTTGGATGCTGGTCGACGCCCAGCTTCTATTGCGGCATATGGACGCCCGACCTACTACAGCCCTCAAGACGAAGGTTTGCTGGATGTTGTAGCATATATATATGCTTCGAATTGGATGGGCAGAGCGTGGACTTTGCAGGAAGGCATCTTGTCAGGACGTATTGTTTTCCCACTCCACGGATCGTTGGCATACCTCAAGTTGTTGAGGCCGTCTTACGATGGTAGCCCTGGTAACAAACCTACCACTGAGATCAGTAAGCATTTACAAGATGAATCTGAGCCCTTCCGTGAGCCG AATTCTTTGAATGTCAAAGAGTACCAAGATTACGCGCGAACGCCG CCCGAAGATATTCCCCTGATTCTGATGAATATGTCGTGCATGAATGCCAATGCCATATCTCAAAGTAAAACCACCGATGTAAGGATGAAGCGACTTTTCTATGGCCTTGAGTCACTTCCGACCGAGCTTCTCTTTTCTGATTGCGCGAGACTGGGCGCGTGCACCGTGGATTCCTGGATACCACGTGAGATAGCTACCGAGAAATTTGGGGGCAAGCACACTCTCAAGCTTGGCTCAGCAGGCTTTACATTCGAGACTAGAAAGGGCGCTCAGGCTCTCAAGTTCTATTTGCTGTCATCAGCGCATCGATCGGACCATTTCCGGCTCCTCATGCCGAATGAGAAGGATGTAAAAGGCCTCAAATACAGTGTTGAAGCATTGCAGAGATCCGATGTCGATGTCGAGCACCCTGCAGATGTACTGTGCATTGTCGTCGATAACGGACCGCCAGAACGAGGAGCGCGATTTATCGTTAATCGAGTTGTGGGCAACAATTATTTCCTCCACTTCGACTGCCCTCTGCGCCTGACCGAGATCAGTGACTCAAAAAGTTACAGCAATGCTCAACAGGATCCAAAGCACGAATCTGGTGCAGTCAGTCTTAATGGCAAATTCATCATTGAGCGCAGTTACGAGCCACAAGACTTGAGCATTTCACGTCCCCAAAATCCACAACAATATTCGGATAGGCTGATAGTCATTGGCCAGGCCATTTGCGTTACAATCTATCTGGGAGAGCGCTTCATAATCAGAGCGATGTGGAACGACGACAACTCTGTGGGCACACTATTCCGCATCCTTTACACTTGGTACAGTTTCAAGAAATTTCAATGGGTGGAGAGGGCTTTGACTGCATTTGTTCACCGAGCATGGATGGCAACATACCAGCCAGATTGGGACCCTAATGGACCATGGAAGTGGTTTTGGAAACTGTCGAACTGGGAACCACCGATCCCTTTCAGAACTTTAACGAAGTGG GCTTCCAAACCGAACGCTGGTCAGACGTGGGGAGTGTGA